A single Watersipora subatra chromosome 7, tzWatSuba1.1, whole genome shotgun sequence DNA region contains:
- the LOC137400162 gene encoding probable glutathione S-transferase 8, whose amino-acid sequence MATKDKLVYFDVYARGEPIRMLYAVAGKELDDKIVGEEEWPTVKEGTPLGQLPTFECEKGTLVMSNSIARYVAKKFGLSGGSIWEEALNDMVVETSIDCFEAVTKKIYLWMLFKMQPEPEDSTKIKEEVKGIFVKSMNFIQSVAEKRGKKFIIDDKVSLADVWLFNTLQFSRKAFPDMMELTPWVKQFTERMESDASLKKYLESRPASKYEI is encoded by the exons ATGGCTACAAAAGACAAGTTAGTGTACTTTGATGTCTATGCAAGGGGAGAACCAATACGAATGCTTTACGCGGTGGCTGGAAAAGAACTAGATGATAAAATCGTGGGAGAGGAAGAATGGCCAACTGTAAAGGAAG GAACTCCTCTAGGACAGCTACCAACATTTGAATGTGAAAAAGGTACCCTCGTCATGTCCAACTCCATAGCAAGATATGTGGCTAAAAAATTCG GCTTGTCTGGAGGCAGTATTTGGGAAGAGGCTCTTAATGATATGGTCGTCGAAACCAGCATTGATTGCTTTGAGGCTGTTACCAAGAAAATCTATCTGTGGATGCTTTTTAAAATGCAACCCGAACCCGAAGACTCTACAAAGATCAAAGAAGAGGTCAAAGGAATTTTTGTCAAGTCAATGAATTTTATTCAGTCGGTAGCTGAAAAGAGAGGAAAGAAATTCATCATTGATGATAAG GTGTCTCTTGCTGATGTCTGGTTGTTCAACACCCTTCAATTTAGCAGAAAAGCCTTTCCGGATATGATGGAACTCACTCCTTGGGTCAAGCAGTTTACAGAGCGGATGGAGAGTGATGCATCTTTAAAGAAATATCTGGAAAGTCGACCTGCCtctaaatatgaaatataa